The following are from one region of the Mycolicibacterium helvum genome:
- a CDS encoding DCN1-like protein, protein MSLLAAAWLDSGPNLTGSSLLTGIGTKDRYGQVTNTNLAANHLLNSVASGQMISHASDFNLILFSNGDYTGNFFQLSIAHDENATYWHTGAAQSALLIASNNTGIDEHRVSLHDELHDQWIDFLDKKLKGTAVSRDVDPLLTWQMFPTNDQWLDRNQVYIRIHQPLHVHMPWYWPDYQASMDYNVVLFIDSNRHLRAWVADWECWVEGGAKNGQVHSQLDPQVAAGMQPLADQLNQRLALTDLLGPVKAVYYLPGRQASPVENSAFGGNTADDVTICVQT, encoded by the coding sequence ATGTCACTCCTCGCTGCTGCCTGGCTCGATAGCGGGCCCAATCTGACTGGCTCGTCTCTATTGACCGGCATAGGGACGAAAGACCGCTACGGCCAGGTAACCAATACAAACCTTGCGGCTAACCACCTTCTCAATTCCGTCGCGTCGGGCCAGATGATCTCGCATGCCTCAGACTTCAATCTGATCCTGTTCTCCAATGGCGACTACACCGGGAACTTTTTCCAGCTGTCTATCGCGCACGATGAGAACGCGACCTACTGGCATACGGGCGCTGCGCAAAGCGCGCTGTTGATTGCGTCGAACAACACCGGAATCGATGAACACCGCGTCAGCCTTCACGATGAGCTGCATGACCAGTGGATCGACTTTCTCGACAAGAAGCTGAAGGGGACGGCGGTATCGCGGGACGTCGACCCGCTGTTGACGTGGCAGATGTTCCCGACGAACGATCAATGGCTCGACCGCAACCAGGTCTACATCCGCATCCACCAGCCCTTGCATGTTCACATGCCGTGGTACTGGCCTGACTACCAGGCTTCGATGGACTACAACGTGGTGCTCTTTATCGACTCTAACCGGCACCTCCGTGCGTGGGTGGCCGACTGGGAGTGCTGGGTCGAAGGCGGCGCCAAGAATGGACAAGTACATAGCCAGCTGGACCCGCAAGTGGCTGCAGGTATGCAGCCGCTTGCGGACCAGCTGAACCAAAGGCTCGCACTTACTGATCTACTCGGGCCTGTCAAGGCGGTCTATTACCTACCCGGCCGGCAGGCAAGTCCTGTCGAGAACAGCGCATTTGGCGGAAACACGGCGGACGATGTGACGATCTGTGTTCAAACGTAA
- a CDS encoding DsbA family protein, whose product MNARSTNRPFWAVGAVFGLLVTLLICGPTGGVAQAAVAAPAGDALSVGDPDALGQIDLYVDPMCPYSGKFVRAHGDEIAKRVEAGTLRVNLRFVDFLDKYSASGTYDSRAIYAAYVVADQSRSSDVAWRFIEAIYASDVQPKEGGTTDLSNDQLADVANRVGAPQLAQDLIRIGLPIGFDPHVVAANNLVVLHQFPEPGVPLVVINDRPVDEDSDWLAQLPS is encoded by the coding sequence ATGAACGCACGATCAACGAACCGCCCGTTTTGGGCTGTCGGCGCGGTCTTCGGCCTGCTGGTGACACTGCTCATCTGCGGACCGACCGGCGGCGTCGCACAAGCGGCTGTGGCTGCACCGGCGGGCGATGCGCTGTCGGTCGGCGACCCAGACGCGCTGGGGCAGATCGACCTCTACGTGGATCCGATGTGCCCGTACAGCGGCAAGTTCGTGCGGGCGCACGGCGACGAGATCGCCAAACGCGTTGAGGCCGGCACGTTGCGGGTCAACCTGCGATTCGTGGACTTCCTCGACAAGTACTCCGCCAGCGGAACGTACGACAGCCGAGCGATCTACGCGGCGTACGTGGTCGCCGACCAATCGCGATCGAGTGACGTCGCCTGGCGCTTCATAGAGGCGATCTACGCGTCGGACGTCCAGCCCAAGGAGGGTGGGACCACGGACCTGAGTAACGACCAGCTGGCCGACGTGGCCAATCGAGTCGGCGCGCCTCAGCTGGCCCAAGATCTCATCCGGATCGGCCTGCCGATCGGCTTCGATCCGCATGTGGTCGCGGCAAATAATCTTGTTGTTCTGCACCAATTTCCTGAGCCGGGAGTGCCACTGGTGGTGATCAACGACCGGCCGGTCGACGAAGATTCGGACTGGCTGGCTCAGCTGCCCAGCTGA
- a CDS encoding mycofactocin-coupled SDR family oxidoreductase, translating into MGQLDGQVAFITGLARGQGRSHALTLAREGADIIGLDLCGEIDSTTYPGSNPEDLEETARLIKETGRQAVLSRADVRNYDEVKAAFDRGIEQLGRVDIVIPNAGICAGGKTWEITTESWREMIDINLTGAWHAVRAAVPTLIAQNDGGSVVFIGSTEALKGAENMSSYAASKHAITGLMTCLARELGQYNIRVNSVNPTCVDTNMIQNPYVWGLFQPDNPNPTRESVEDAFARTHILPVPWMEPIDVSRSILYLVGETGRYITASTLTIDAGFIVKS; encoded by the coding sequence ATGGGACAGCTAGACGGTCAAGTAGCGTTCATCACCGGGCTCGCACGTGGCCAAGGTCGCTCGCACGCACTAACACTCGCGCGCGAAGGCGCCGACATCATCGGCCTGGACCTCTGCGGTGAGATTGATTCCACCACTTACCCCGGCTCCAACCCCGAGGATCTCGAAGAGACCGCACGACTGATCAAAGAGACCGGCCGCCAAGCTGTCCTGTCCCGAGCCGACGTGCGCAACTACGACGAGGTGAAGGCCGCGTTCGACCGGGGCATCGAGCAACTGGGCCGCGTTGACATCGTCATCCCCAACGCAGGAATCTGCGCGGGAGGCAAGACCTGGGAAATCACGACCGAGTCCTGGCGAGAAATGATCGACATCAACCTCACCGGCGCCTGGCACGCGGTGAGGGCCGCGGTGCCCACCCTGATCGCGCAGAACGACGGCGGCTCAGTGGTGTTCATCGGATCAACCGAGGCGCTTAAGGGCGCTGAGAACATGTCCTCCTACGCGGCATCCAAGCACGCCATCACGGGGCTCATGACGTGTTTGGCACGGGAACTAGGCCAGTACAACATCCGCGTCAACTCGGTCAACCCAACCTGCGTCGACACCAACATGATTCAGAATCCCTATGTCTGGGGCCTGTTCCAACCCGACAATCCGAACCCGACGCGCGAGTCTGTCGAGGATGCGTTTGCCCGCACCCACATTCTCCCGGTGCCGTGGATGGAGCCGATCGACGTCAGCAGGTCGATCCTCTACCTCGTCGGCGAGACAGGGCGCTACATCACCGCGTCCACACTGACCATCGACGCCGGCTTCATCGTGAAGTCGTAG
- a CDS encoding ABC transporter substrate-binding protein yields the protein MSPTQRPSLGTRLRTVSLLVITALVAAVVAACGGSSTSDPNTLNLLTWDGYHDRAWLDAFTKETGIKVNAVSAGSPDEMFAKVKSNPGQFDVILATAGWFDNYAKADLLEPIDTSRVTTEPNPGFDWKSAASSGGQQYGVLYNWGDQPLAWIPGSIPNTPEMAKYLDDQGRPNDWNILWDPAFAGKVSVFDDPTAVLPMIPLALGISDPYHLTPEQFTAVKDRLSALRPQIKHLTTGYNDQETQFANGEATIGYLNIISEVAALKKEGKTLEVNNEVKQGVPAWTDNYAITKKGGAAKLDSVYKFINYTETVPWQARFIASGGNSGSLNLEQAKSSDAVAAGLTPELLDTTLIPATAAGDAFFSKLRFFQPVEDLNKRIDMWNEFKLGITS from the coding sequence ATGAGTCCTACCCAACGGCCGAGTCTCGGCACCCGTTTACGCACGGTCTCCCTTCTTGTGATCACCGCGCTCGTAGCCGCCGTCGTTGCGGCATGCGGTGGGTCGAGTACGAGCGATCCGAACACCCTGAATCTCTTGACGTGGGACGGCTACCACGACCGAGCCTGGTTGGATGCGTTCACCAAAGAAACCGGCATCAAGGTGAACGCTGTGAGCGCCGGCTCCCCCGACGAGATGTTCGCCAAGGTCAAGTCCAATCCCGGCCAGTTCGACGTCATTCTGGCGACCGCCGGCTGGTTCGACAACTACGCCAAGGCCGACTTGCTCGAACCCATCGACACAAGCAGGGTCACGACGGAGCCGAACCCGGGGTTTGACTGGAAATCGGCAGCCTCCTCAGGCGGGCAGCAGTACGGCGTGCTCTACAACTGGGGTGACCAGCCACTGGCCTGGATACCCGGCAGCATCCCCAATACGCCAGAAATGGCCAAGTATCTCGACGATCAAGGGCGGCCGAACGACTGGAACATCCTGTGGGATCCCGCCTTCGCGGGGAAGGTCTCCGTATTCGACGACCCCACCGCGGTGCTTCCGATGATCCCGCTCGCGCTCGGCATCAGCGACCCCTACCACCTCACGCCGGAGCAATTCACCGCGGTCAAGGACCGGTTGAGCGCTCTGCGGCCGCAGATCAAGCACCTCACCACCGGCTACAACGACCAAGAGACGCAATTCGCCAATGGCGAGGCCACCATCGGCTACCTCAACATCATCTCCGAGGTCGCAGCGCTGAAGAAGGAGGGCAAGACCCTCGAGGTGAATAACGAAGTCAAGCAGGGCGTACCTGCGTGGACCGACAACTACGCCATCACCAAGAAGGGCGGCGCCGCCAAGCTCGACTCGGTGTACAAGTTCATCAATTACACCGAAACCGTCCCCTGGCAGGCCCGATTCATCGCCTCCGGCGGAAATTCCGGTTCCCTGAATCTGGAACAGGCCAAGTCCTCTGACGCCGTAGCGGCGGGCCTCACCCCGGAACTGCTTGATACGACGCTCATTCCGGCAACCGCCGCCGGAGACGCCTTCTTCTCCAAACTCCGATTCTTCCAGCCCGTCGAAGATCTGAACAAGCGCATCGACATGTGGAACGAATTCAAACTCGGCATCACCAGCTAG
- a CDS encoding Gfo/Idh/MocA family protein yields MTKASRRMRWGLMSTARIAADVIPGLQSSSKNELVAVGSRNADSAARFADEHGIDRAHGSYEELLGDDGVDCVYIPVPNHLHGHWTRQALLAGKHVLCEKPFVVDAAEAEELFALADAKSLHLAEAFMYRHHPKTHALKRLVSDGEIGEIHTVRAWFTYSAEDVGTDIRFHPDMAGGALRDVGSYPVSMSNYLLDAEPASVHATAVRSAQGVDERFYAQLLYAGGAVATVDCSMRSHSGYGVTVVGSTGSASVKCPWYSHKSPHCVELIREDGAEESIAVGSDNAYFLETESFADVVRGLREAEISAAETIRTARTLTRLAEAAART; encoded by the coding sequence ATGACGAAGGCGTCAAGACGGATGCGCTGGGGGCTCATGTCGACGGCCCGTATCGCGGCCGACGTGATCCCCGGGCTCCAAAGCTCGTCGAAGAACGAACTCGTCGCCGTCGGTTCGCGAAATGCCGACAGCGCCGCGCGGTTCGCCGACGAACACGGCATCGACCGCGCGCACGGAAGCTATGAAGAGCTGCTCGGCGACGACGGCGTGGATTGCGTGTACATCCCGGTGCCCAACCATCTGCACGGACACTGGACCCGTCAGGCTCTGCTCGCGGGCAAGCACGTGTTGTGCGAGAAGCCGTTTGTGGTCGACGCCGCCGAGGCAGAAGAGCTCTTCGCGTTGGCCGACGCGAAGAGTCTTCACTTGGCCGAGGCGTTCATGTACCGGCATCATCCAAAGACCCATGCCCTCAAGCGGCTGGTCTCTGACGGCGAGATCGGCGAGATTCACACCGTCAGAGCATGGTTCACCTATAGCGCCGAGGACGTGGGGACCGACATCAGGTTCCACCCGGACATGGCGGGGGGCGCCCTACGTGACGTCGGGTCCTATCCCGTCAGCATGAGCAACTATCTGCTCGACGCGGAACCGGCGTCGGTGCACGCGACCGCCGTGCGTTCCGCCCAGGGTGTCGACGAACGGTTCTATGCCCAGCTGCTGTACGCAGGCGGTGCAGTGGCGACGGTCGACTGTTCGATGCGTTCACACTCCGGATACGGCGTCACCGTCGTTGGATCGACTGGCTCTGCGAGCGTGAAATGCCCTTGGTACAGCCATAAGTCACCTCACTGCGTCGAGCTGATCCGCGAAGACGGCGCCGAGGAATCGATCGCCGTCGGATCGGACAACGCCTACTTCCTCGAGACGGAGAGCTTCGCTGACGTCGTCCGTGGACTTCGCGAAGCCGAGATTTCCGCAGCCGAGACCATCCGCACGGCCCGCACCCTGACGCGGCTTGCAGAGGCTGCCGCCCGGACCTGA
- a CDS encoding mycofactocin-coupled SDR family oxidoreductase: MGRVEGKVAFITGAARGQGRTHAVKLAEEGANIIAVDICAPVPSAPYEMASNADLDETVRLVEEAGGKIIARVADVRDLAALTAVVDEGVEQFGRLDIVLANAGVCTYGFLSTMEESQWQEMMDIDLTGVWKTVRASVKHMIDAGNGGAIVLTSSTAGLRNLNEIGHYVAAKHGVTGLAKALANELAPHNIRVNSMHPSNCRTRMMTNSGVRKMFRPDLEDPSLEDAIEGFGVIHLLDTPWVEPEDISNGILYLVSDDGRYVTGTQFAIDAGMLAK, translated from the coding sequence ATGGGAAGAGTAGAAGGTAAGGTTGCATTCATCACTGGCGCTGCACGCGGCCAGGGCCGGACCCACGCGGTGAAGCTCGCCGAAGAGGGGGCCAACATCATCGCCGTGGACATCTGCGCGCCGGTTCCCTCTGCGCCCTATGAGATGGCGTCGAACGCCGACCTCGACGAAACGGTGCGTCTGGTCGAAGAGGCCGGCGGCAAGATCATCGCCCGGGTGGCAGACGTTCGGGACCTGGCCGCACTGACCGCCGTCGTCGACGAGGGCGTCGAGCAGTTCGGCCGGCTGGACATCGTGCTGGCCAACGCCGGAGTCTGCACTTACGGATTCCTGTCCACGATGGAAGAGTCGCAGTGGCAGGAGATGATGGACATCGATTTGACCGGGGTGTGGAAGACGGTTCGGGCCAGTGTCAAACACATGATTGACGCCGGTAACGGCGGAGCAATCGTCCTGACCAGCTCCACTGCCGGTCTGCGCAACCTGAACGAGATCGGCCATTACGTCGCCGCCAAGCACGGCGTCACCGGGCTGGCCAAGGCCTTGGCGAACGAGTTGGCCCCGCACAACATCCGGGTGAACTCGATGCATCCCAGCAACTGCCGCACCAGGATGATGACCAACTCCGGTGTGCGCAAGATGTTTCGGCCGGACCTGGAAGACCCGAGTCTGGAAGACGCCATCGAAGGTTTCGGCGTGATCCACCTGCTCGACACCCCGTGGGTGGAGCCAGAAGACATCAGCAACGGGATCCTCTACCTGGTGTCGGACGACGGCAGATACGTCACCGGTACCCAGTTCGCCATCGACGCCGGGATGCTCGCCAAGTAG
- a CDS encoding helix-turn-helix domain-containing protein, with the protein MTEAQDDPADLESIGARLRSLRTEHGFSIRALAERAEISSSVISEVERGKTEPSISTLKRLAAALGTSITYFFTTASQANGHVIRAASRKAVAFTPNADGDDQRSSIKAQGVHFEVASPDSSEVLEAIYGRYEPGASTGDELYTHEGEEWGMVLSGRFKVTLNDEVHFLDVGDSIWFRSDVPHKIENVAAGVSEYIWVDTPKSF; encoded by the coding sequence ATGACGGAAGCCCAAGATGATCCGGCTGACTTGGAATCGATCGGTGCGCGACTTCGAAGCTTGCGCACCGAGCACGGATTCTCGATCCGTGCACTAGCTGAGCGTGCCGAGATCTCCTCGTCCGTGATCAGCGAGGTGGAGCGCGGCAAGACCGAACCGTCGATCTCCACACTCAAGCGTCTCGCCGCCGCGCTCGGCACCAGCATCACGTATTTCTTCACCACAGCATCTCAGGCCAACGGCCACGTCATCCGCGCCGCGTCACGCAAGGCTGTTGCCTTCACCCCGAACGCCGATGGGGATGACCAACGTTCCTCCATCAAGGCCCAAGGCGTGCACTTCGAAGTGGCGTCCCCGGACTCCTCGGAGGTGCTCGAGGCGATCTACGGTCGATACGAACCGGGCGCCTCCACCGGTGACGAGCTCTACACCCACGAGGGTGAGGAGTGGGGAATGGTGCTAAGCGGCCGATTCAAGGTCACACTCAACGACGAAGTGCACTTCCTCGATGTCGGAGACTCCATCTGGTTCCGCAGCGACGTACCGCACAAGATCGAGAACGTCGCAGCCGGCGTCAGCGAGTACATCTGGGTCGACACACCAAAATCGTTCTGA